DNA from Gracilinanus agilis isolate LMUSP501 chromosome 3, AgileGrace, whole genome shotgun sequence:
TCATGCTCCTCTCCATCCAGTTGGCTTTGGCCTTCCAGTGggtgtctctctttctcatcgTTCCCTTCCCTTTCATTGAGCTTTGTGAAGCCCTGTTTACAAGCCAGCCTCCATATGAAATCTTTGCCATCTTCCAAAGTGACCTTGGAAATGGCTTGGTAAATAGATATTTTGTCTCATCTGGCAGTGATCTAGGTGGTATGGGCTCTGAGGCTGAGCTGACGAGCAAGGCCATAGAACCGAGCCTCCTCTTCTTTGGAGCAGTGGTTTTCTTTAGGGAAACAATGGGAAGAAATGGGTCAAGGGCCCTTCTTTCAATGCCAGCCAGCCTTTTATATCTTCCTCCAATCAAAAAGTGCCATTTGCCCTGAAACATACTGTTCTAAGAGACAGAGAACCACCAGGGGCAGCAGGAGGCTCAGCGCCCTGGGAAACGGAAAAAAGGGATCAATGTTTGTCCTTCTaccacttgacccccccccccccagccagaGAACTTGCCTGGAAAATATATATGCAGTCATAAAATTCCTTTCCTTGAATTTAGGGTGAAAAATGCTcttctccacttccagagaaagaaccgatggAGCCCCAACGCTGAttgaagcaaacttttttcacttcgTCATTCTCGGCTTTtgggtttgtgttttctttttcaagatggctaatatggaaatgttttgcatgactgcacatgtacaATCTAGGgtaaattgcttgccttctcaaggagggcaGTGGGGAGCAAAGGAGGGAGAGCATAGGggactcaaaataaaaaaatgtttgcttGGATAGAACTGGGAAAAATCAAgtaagaatgaaatggaaaaaataaggcTATCTCTCTTCCTAGGAACTCTTCTTCCCCATTGTTTCTCTTTGCTGCCGTTGTAGGAGGTTCCACAGTAATACACAAGGCCCTGGTTAACCACATCTATCTGAATGCTCTGGGTTTTTATTTaggaactcatttttttttaaacccttaacttctgtgtattggctccttgttggaagagtggtaagggtgggcaatgggggtcaagtgacttgtccagggtcacacagctgggaagtgtctgaggctggatttgaatccaggacctcccgtctctaggcctggctctccatccactgaggtaCTCTTAGGagctcacttaaaaaaaaaatgtttaaaattgtttttaaatgtaactgGAGAAAACTGGTATTAACATCTCCTTCCCCCAATTTAAAGGGAAAGTGATcaggaaaattaagaaagatTCAAGAAATAAGGACAAGTTTTAGGAACCAGTCTGATTGGGACTGATGGAGGGCCAGGGGAGTCTCAGCAGTTTAAATGAGTCTAGCCTCCTGGCTGATGCAGCTGTACATTCCTTATTAGGCAGCCAGCCGCTGTCCTGGAGTCTGGTGCTAGTGATCTCCTGACTGCTGGTCTCCCTCCGTGCCCTCTGTGGCTCCCCATGGcattttcctcccttcctaaACACTGATAAAGAACTTACTGTGTGGTAGCTACTAAGCTAAGCTCTGTTCATTAGGAGAACGGCGCCAGGGAAAATGAAGATCCGGCCAACTGGCACAGCAGGGACAGAACAGAGTGGAGCAGCCTCCCTCCAGGGCTGCCCTCTCTCTACTTACTCATCCTGAACCTGGGTTTTGGGTATGATTTGCTTGGTCTGTACATTTTTTATTGGACAGTATGGAGAGAGCTGCAGCATTAGTACCAGGAGGAAGGCAGGCACGCAGCTTGAAGGTTCCCAGCTCcaattcacacacatacatacaccccAGTCTTGTCTAAGTGGAACTCAAAGGCATTTTGCCTGCTCCTGGTACTCCCTAGGCTAGGGGCATGATGGGAGTTCAAAGAGATTTTCCTGCTCCCAACCCTGGAAGGAGAAAAGTGGTTGCTGAAGAAAAAGTAAAGATATGGAATACCCCTAAGTGCAGGCAGGATAGGATCTGGGGTTGTTCCCCTGCAGGGAAGAGGTTGTCTAGAATCTCTAATTGAAGAGGGGACCAGAAAATAGCCATAGCTCAAGAAGTTGTCaaacagagggcagctgggtagctcagtggaatgagagtcagacctagagacgggaggtcctaggttcaaatctggcctcagatacttcccagctgtgtgaccctgggcaagtcacttgacccccattgcctacccttaccactcttccacctaggagccaatgcacagtattgactccaagaaggaaggtgagggtttaaaaaaaaaaaaaaaagttgtctcaGATGGCAGTAACTTAGCAGATAACCAGCAGATGGCAGCATGGCCCAAAAAACAGCCCAGTGGTTGATATCAACAGCTCCCAGTTCAGAAGGAAGAATATGGCTTAATAGATGCTATCAAGAAACTAGTAGATAACAGAGAGGGGGTGTGATACCCATACGAAGAGTGTGGGCATCTAGTAATGTTTCCTTCAAAAGTTCCCTtgctcaggggcagctagatggctcagtggatagagagccaagcctagagatggaaggtctggGGCTCAagtctatcctcagacacttccttgctgtgtgaccctgggtaagttacctAACCCCTATAGCCTAACCCTTCCtgttctgcattagaaccaatacatattgattctaaggtggaagattttttaaaaaaatgtttccttgcTCATAGAGATGTGCTGAGGTATAGAAGACTACATATATGGGAGGATATTCCTTATTTGCTTTGCTCTTTAATTACCTTTTTTCAGTTCATCCTCTAATTTTGTCTGGTTAAAGAGAGACACCAGCAGGGGCTTATGAACTGTGGATTTGAATACCCCCCAAAATGCCTTGAGCTTGGTACATCTTTCAAGCCCTCATGGTCTAATGGGGCATGGAATACACATACATCTGCAGAGGCAGATCACAGAGCTCTAGCAATTGGTCTTTCTTCAAGCATCTGGGCCAATCCTTGCCTAAGGGAATCCCTACTTGAACAAACTATGAAGTGAAAATCCAGTCTCAGgctgaagacctccaaggaaggGGAACCCATTTCCTACTggcagtctattccactgatggaGAGTCCTAATTGCTAGGCAGTTTTTTCCTGACTCAAATTCTTAGTTTGGAAGCTCCCTTCCTTGATGTGGAATGTAATCCATCCATGCCTGCCCACCCTGTTCAACTCTTGCCTACAACCTCTCATGTTTGCCATAAGTGGGGTGAGAGATCTGGGCGATCCCAATTTCTGAAGGCTTTTTCCTGGCACCTGAAGGACATTGTGGCTCTccacctctcctctctcttcctcttatcTTGTGATCAGTCTGTCTTTTCTTCCTAGCCTGCATTTTCTTATCTTTCATACTTCGTTCTCTGAATTGCCTCATTGGTGACCTGTTGCCACCTTCATCCTTAATGTCCTGTGATACTTATTCAAATGGCTGCATTTCCTTATCTTGCTACCAGAAGATGGCATCAGCATTGGCATCAGTAGAATAAGGGGATTTGTTTCCCCTGGAAGCTGGGGTTGGTTAAGGGCTTGGCGGTTCTCTAAAGGTGCTccacctttttttcctcttgttcaatTCTGGGCCCCATGGTTTCCCTCTGTCCTGTCTGTCCTAGAAGAGCTGAACCTGTATCTTTCAGTAACTATCTTGAGGTCATGTCAACATACTCAAATTATAGTTGcttatgtaaaaaatatttgtcCCTAAATCGATTAGGGAGAATTGATGAGACTGGTCGGAACACTGATCTCTCAAAATTAGCCCCAGGaaccgttttttttttttttttaacagaccCTTTCCACTACtcggggtttttttttttttgttttgttttgttttttttaacccttaatcgtgtattggttccttggtggaagagtggtaagggtgggcaatgggggtcaagtgacttgcccagggtcacacagctgggaagtgtctgaggccagatttgaacctaggacctcccgtctctaggcctgactctccattcactgagctacccagctgccccctcagttgtttttttaaccagggtgggttccaaggcagaagataaataacttgtccagattcacatagctaagaagtatctgaggtcagatttgaacccaggaccttgtaTCTCTAGACTTGGCTATCCTCTGAGCTTCGATTTAATGAAGGGGAGAGTACTGAGGAGGGGTAACTTTTTGTTTATCTCTGGTACCATCAGCCCATCCACAGGCCTAACTTTAGCCACCAACACAGCCCTATCACACTCCTCTGCTAAGATTTCATCCAGCCCCACCTTTGATGGCCCATCAAAGGATCCCCGCTTCATCTTTGGCCCAACCTAATTCTCAGTATTGTTTAACATGATGGCCCCAGTCTCTGGTTCCACCTCAATCTACTCTCATCAGTCCTTCCCTAAATGTTTACCCAAAGAGCCCATCCTTGACGTGGCAGGAGAAATGCTGGCTCGGTGTCCGAGCAGCAGGTCCTCTGGGCCTCAAGTTAAGGCCTCTGTgctgactcagtttccctatttgtaaaatgatagaattgaacagaatctcttcctttccttggcTCTCCCTCAGCCCATCCACATTCATCCTCATTACACGCACAGAATAAGCTCCTTTGCCAGCCCTACCCTTAGCCAGATCCTTGGCTCATGGGCAGCCCCAAGCTTTTGACCATTGCTCCAGCGGAGTGGAAGGCTCCTGGAGGCTCTTCCCTTGGGCCAGTGGAGAAGGGCCTTGTGCAGTGGGTTCCTAGTGTGGCAGGGATGAGATAGGAGGTAGGGCTGGGGTTGAGGTTTTATTGCTCAGGTGCAGGGCCCCCGCGTTTCGGAGGGGCTCCTCCACTACTCCCTCCCCCTAGGCCTGTGGCTGATCCCTCCAGGGGGAGGCTGCTGAGCTGGTCATGTAGGGAGCACATCTTCAGGTGCAGGTAGTCCAAAGCAGCGACCTTCtccctgggaggaggaggaggaggaagagggcttggacCCCGGCTGGGGAGGCGGGTGTGGGGCAGAAGCAGGGGGGCGGGGTCAGTGGTCACAGGCGGTCTCCCGGGCAGGGGCTGGAGTCGTGAGGTCAGGAGGCTGTCAGGGGTCAGGATGGGGCCAGGAGTCGTGGGCAGGTGTGGGGACCCACTGAGGTCTCTGGCCAGTCACACTTGAGGTCATCGGGAGGTGCGGTCAGGGGTCAGGACCCTCACTCAGGCTTCATCTTGTCTGTGAGGAGCAGGTTCTTGGCCCTGAGGGCCTCGTCTTGGGCCAGCCTCAGGGTGGAGCTCAGCGCCTCGGCCCTCACGTGCTTGGCCAGCGCCTGGCGTTCTAACTCCTGCAGGGACAGAAGGGAGCGCCCAGTGTCCCGGGCCCGCGCCGCCCCTCCCCGAGCCCCGCTGGGGCCGCCCGCTGCTCCCCGGCCTACCAGGATCTTCTTGTGCAGCCGCTGGCAGCTGGGGCAGGCGGGGGCCAGGCCGCGCTGCTTCACCTCGTCCACCAGGGGGGTCAGGGCCCGCTCCAGGAGCTGCTGCAGGGTCTCCGACGACAACTGCTGCCCCTGGCTGGGGGCGGTGGGTTCAGGCGCGGGGCCTGCACGGCGCCCCCCGCCCCCTCGGGACCAGCACCCTCCCCGGGCCGcccgggggggtgggggggcgctCCGGGCGCGGTCTTTACCTGCCGCAGCGAGTGCAGGAGCCCGGCCTATCCAAGGACATGGAGAGCTCGGAGCCTCGGCGGGCGCTGCTCAGCTGTCGccccagctcctccaggaccggCTTCACAGGGCCCAGGCCCTCCAGCTCCCCGCGCAGGGAAGCCACGGACACGGCAGACCGCTCCACCCTGGGGCCGGGGCAGGAGTGGAGGTGCTCAGCCCGCCCCCTCCCAACCCAGCCCCCGAAGCTCATTCGCCCTTCCCACGGGTTCCCCCTGGCGGCCAGAGGGGGCCGCGCCCTCCGCCCGCCCGCACAGGATGGGGGCGGGGCAGGAATGGGGGCGGGGCCCCGAGCCTGAGGAGGGGGACGAGGCGGGTGCTCACATGGTGCAGAGCTCATCCGCCCGGCCCCGCAGCTCCTGGAGGCCCCTCGCGGTCTGGGCCTGCTCCCTCTGGGCCCGCTCCCATTGGCCCAGGAAGCCGTCCAGCCGCCCCCCGAGGCCTCCGAGCAGTCTCAGAGCCTCTTGCACGGCGCCCTCCTCCTGGTACCAGCGAGCCGTCAGCGACGACACCTCTCTCCTGCCCAGGAAAGCCAGTGAATCGTGCTCAGGGGTCTGGCCACCTCGGAAGCGGGGGGCCAGAGCCAGTCCTCTTAGGAGGCCGGAACGGCAGCCGGGCCCCGGCCCCCTGGACGTCCTCTTCGTTTTAGGGTCTGGAAATGCTAGCTCCGGGTTTCCAAACTTGCCCCGCCCACTGTGTTCCCGGTGCGgatcctccctcccaccctcccaccctGCTCTAGGAAGAGGTGCTCCCAGGGCAGCCCTGCCCTCTACATCCTAAAAGGCTCGGAACCCCCCTCAGCTCCCAGACCGGCCCTTCCTCTCCGTGCGCCGGCCTTCCCAGGCGCATGGGCCAAAGGAACCCCCACTTCGGCTCCCCCGCCCCCTCCCAGTTGGCCTGGCCGGCACCCGTGGTTCACCTGAGCTCCTCCAGGCCGGCGGTGACCTTCTGCAGCTCCAGCTCTCCGGTCTCCCCGGTGCGGGCCTGACTTTGAACTTGGACCAGGCCTAGGCCCTCGCTCAGGCCCTGTCCCTCGGGCCCGTCCCCGGGGTTGATTAGGAGCCGGGGCCCCAAGAGCTCCGTGGGGCTGCCCGTGTGGGGCGTGGGAGTGGGGCTGGAGACTGGAGCGGGCTCGGGTTCTAGCTCGGGCTCCGACTGGGACTCGGGCTGCGGCTCGGCCTGGGGATCGGCCTGGGGATCGGGCTCACTCGGGGGCCGGGTGGTCTCttcagggggtggggtggggcaggagGACACCAGCGAGTGGCGGGACAGTCCGGCCTCCAGCTGCTGCTCCAGCTCGGGCAGGTCGCTCTCCTGCCGCCGGGGGGGCTCATCTTGCAGCTGCTGCTGGAGGAAGCGGAGTTTCTCCTGGGGAGGCGAGGAGAGGGAAGTCCTGCTGGGAGCCTGACCCCGATCCCTCTTGCAGCCTCTGGGAGATGGGCGGGATGACCAAGGCCGGCTCGCTGGGCGGTGCTTCTGCCGGTCTGACTTCCCGCCCACCAGCCTCGGAGGCTCTGGGCTCTCTGGCTGGCCCAGCGCCCGCCCCGGGACCCAGGCGTCCCTCACCTCCAGCAGGGCCGAGTTCTGCTTCAGGACGTTTGTCTTTATCTCAGCGTCTTCCACTGAGCGGGTCACCTTCCGGCAATTCTCCTGGGACCGGAcagctggggctggggctgggggctaGGGGAGGAAGCCCTCCCCGGGGCTGCAGGGGCTCCCCTCGGACCTGGCCCCAGCTAGCCCCGAGCCTGGCCTTTTCCTCAAGTCACCACAGCCCGGCCCTCCCCAGAAGCCGCCCTCAGGCCAGTCCTTCCTACTGGCCTACCCGACCTGGTCCCCCTCTCCCACCTTGGGTGCCACGCCCCTCCCTTAGCCCCGCCCTCCGGCCCCGTGGACCCGCCCCCCGGCACCTCCGCGAAGCCCCGCTCACCTTCAGCTGGCAGCAATAGCCCTCGAGCTCCTCGGCTTCCTGCCTCCGGCGTTCCAGGTTCTCGCTCAGCACCGAGCACTCACTCTGCGGGGAGGAGAGGCCCACAGAGGGGGAAGAGTTGGGGGCCGGCCGGAGGCGGGGGGGGGGACTCCCCGGGGTCGGGAAAGGGGCCCCGCCCCCGCCCTCCCGGGATTCGCAGGTGGGGGccgtgggtgggggtggggtcgaGGAAGGGGGTGGTTGTTCCAGGCAGCAGCTAGTGGGACCTGAAGAGACTGGACGTGCTGGTTGACCCTGGTGGTCTTCTCTTTGAGGCTGGTGATGGAGTCCTTGGCCCTCAGCAAGCCGCTGTTCACCCCGTTCTGTGGGACACGGAGGGGCTTAGGGGAACAGTCCCCGGGCTCGGCTGCCCTGGCGCCGGGCCAGCCCCCTCTCAAGTCTAGCGGTAGGGAGGGGGAGCAGTCAGGCCAGTGGGGTCACTCCTGGGCCCTAAGGGCTTCCGGCCTAATGCCTGGGATCCAGCCGGCTGCAGTTAACTGCCTCAGTCTCTTCTGCCTCCCCAAACAGGGGCACCCACTCAGCACAGGCAGCAGAGAGAAGGGAGTGGGGGCTGGAGGAGGCGCTGCCGGAGGGCCTGGCAGCTCGCCCTCAACCGCTCTCAGAGTCTGATCCTGGGCGCCGCGACTAAGGGGAATGTCCCCAAACTTGGCTCACTGAGCTGCTCACTGCATGCGGGGGCTTTTCTGTACTGCCCCGGACCCAATAGAAGCCCTCCGTCCGCCATCCAGGAGAAGCTCTTTACACATCCTCCTTCAGCCACTCTCAGCCATTAGTCACAACCCACCacagcatttggggttttcttggcaaagatatgggtcacttgacagaggaggaaactgaggcaaaccggatgaaatgacttgcccagggtcacagagttaagaagtgtgtctgaggccagatttgaactctggaagattaATCCAGGCTGAGTcaaggcccagggctctatccaccgTACCACATAGTTGCCCTAGACACAGTGGTCCAGCCCAATTGGCCTTGGGGCTTTTCCGACAGGACACTCTTGCCTTTCCACAGACTGCTCCCTTACTCCGTAACATACAAAAGatgaggagcagctgggtggctcagtggacttgagaaccaggcctagaaaggtcctacattcaaatctggcctcagacacttcctagctgtgtgaccctggccaagtcacttgacccctactgcctagccccttcctgctcttctgtcttagaaccaatacccagtattcattctaagacagaaggtgagggctaagaaaagagagatgaaatgatggAAGGGAAAAGCTTTGATCTTCTGAGCATGTCAGTTTATGAAGCAGTGCACCAATTGCCTAACAAATCGGGACGGGGCCCCTTCCTCAGTTTAGAGCTGGACCCAGACTACAGCAGGAGACAGACTTTTTCAAACTAAAAACGCTCAAATAAGACCAGACgatgaaaaggaaacaatacaactCGGGCCATGCGATTTCTAATTGGAGAGAagattggggaggggaagagtcAACAAGTACAGTTCTCTGAATTCAGGAAAGGAGGTGGCCCTCTCCTCCCAATTGTCCGGAAACCGTTAAAGGAACATGGAAGCAACGACTGGCTGCTCAGTCTGGGGCCAGCCTCCAGAATGAGGCTAACGGGGTCCTCGAGCTGTGCAGTGAGGAGAAGACCCCTCGCATCAACCTCGGGATCTGACGGACTCTCCGGTCCTCGGTTCAGAATCTCTCCAGAGGTGGGCCAGTCTCCCAGCTGGGCAGGGCTAGGTTCTGACAAGGCGACAAGGTTTTCTCCCAGTTTCCCcaactgaataaataaaactgTCCTGTCTCACAGGACAGAATTTGGACAAGCTCCATGATtgaatggaaaaggaagtgagCTGGTGCCAGAAccgagtcacaagatggagtcactCAGCTCCCACAACTGACCACTGGCCGCCCCGATCCACTCAATCCCTTCAGCCCATGGAATGCATGTCTTCCTACCTCTGAGAACGCCTAGTCTCCATCCAGACTGAGGCCAGTTTTGGCCTTCCCAGTTAGGCCTTTTCTGGGCTCCCTCCTGTATTTGGACATCTTGTTTTCCTAAGTATCTTTCCATAGCtagtggctcagcagatagagagagCCCTGAGCCTGCAGCCAGGAAGTTCAAtggtgtctgactctctgtgaccccatctggggttttcttggcaaagatactggtgtggtttgccatttccttcttcagctcatttgacagatgaggaaactgaggccaacaggttaAAGCTATTTGTCCAGGGCCAtagagctagtatctgaggtcaggcgGGGACTCCAGGCTAGAACCTAGCTGCCCTGGAGtcctgaagatctgagttcaaatccagcctcagacacttattagctggtgACTGTAGGTGAGTCACTTTAACCGCTACATGCCTCAGttttaaaaagaggattttaACAGCACCTACACCTCccaatgttgttgtgaggatgaaatgagattttttttttaaatcctcaccttctgtcttgaagtcaatactgtgtattggttccaaggcagaagaggggtaaggactaggcaatgggggtcaagtgacttgcccagggtcactcagctgggaagtgcctgaggccagatttggacccaggacctcccgtctctaggcctggctctcaatccactgagccacccagctgcccctgaaacagagatatttgtaaagcccagTGTTTGGCATAAAGGTAGGTGTTATGTAAATGcttatctccctttctcttcccttttgtctttaaGTCCCTTGCactgagcacatagtaggtacttaatagttCCTCAGTGATTGATTAATTGGTTGCTTCCCTGAGGTTCAAGACAGGAACTTGAAATTTGGAACCTAAAGCCCAGAGCCCAGATCGCGGGTCCCTGAGCCCCGAAGTCAGAACCCAGAGTTCAGAAGCGAGGCAGGACCCCAGAACCCAAAGGTCAGATCAGTCTGACTCTGCTGTCCTGTTTAACCCAGAACTCAAAGGCCCAAAGACTTGCTTACATCTATTCTTCGGTCTCTCGGCCACTTTCCCCTTCTGAATCTACCTCGGTTTCCCCCTCTAGACCGTAatcaggggagagggaaaggtcaACTCCTATTTGGCcgtcctgactctaggccaggaaGTGAGGGTATGTGGGAGCCTgggctattcttttttttcttctttctttttcttttttaaattaaaccctcaccttccctcttggagtcaatactgtgtattggctcctaggtggaagagtggtaagggtgggccatgggggtcaagtgacttgcccaggatcacacagctgggaagtatctgaggtcagatttgaacccaggacctcccatctctaggcctggttctcaatccactgacctacccaactgccccctgggcTATTCTTAAAGTGGGGATTAAAACAGAAACCTGACCCCAAAGGCATATTCCGCAGCCTAGAAACCTCCTCATGGAAGTCCCCATTCCCCACCATTGCCCTCTCCGGCAGGAAGCTGGGGGCCACTGATGGGAACCCAGCCCAGAACCCCGAGGAGCCCCCCAATACAGGCTGTGGGCCCTGAAGCCTCCGGAGGTACAGGGTGAGTCTTTGGAGGGAAGTCGAAGCCTGTACCCCATTACTAGACCCTCAGGCTGGAGTCTTGGGCCTAAATGAGAATGAAGCCTCGA
Protein-coding regions in this window:
- the TSKS gene encoding testis-specific serine kinase substrate; translation: MASVVVKTIWQSKEIHEAGDPPAGAENRTPLGPEVPGAGSGPGKGIAKKKKAVSFHGVEPRMSHEPMQWCLNLKRSSACTNVSLLNLAAVELPDSARIETTTDELPALPASGTSSTPALNLPASAPSWAPDDPDIADLLNGVNSGLLRAKDSITSLKEKTTRVNQHVQSLQSECSVLSENLERRRQEAEELEGYCCQLKENCRKVTRSVEDAEIKTNVLKQNSALLEEKLRFLQQQLQDEPPRRQESDLPELEQQLEAGLSRHSLVSSCPTPPPEETTRPPSEPDPQADPQAEPQPESQSEPELEPEPAPVSSPTPTPHTGSPTELLGPRLLINPGDGPEGQGLSEGLGLVQVQSQARTGETGELELQKVTAGLEELRREVSSLTARWYQEEGAVQEALRLLGGLGGRLDGFLGQWERAQREQAQTARGLQELRGRADELCTMVERSAVSVASLRGELEGLGPVKPVLEELGRQLSSARRGSELSMSLDRPGSCTRCGSQGQQLSSETLQQLLERALTPLVDEVKQRGLAPACPSCQRLHKKILELERQALAKHVRAEALSSTLRLAQDEALRAKNLLLTDKMKPEEKVAALDYLHLKMCSLHDQLSSLPLEGSATGLGGGSSGGAPPKRGGPAPEQ